The following are encoded together in the Bacteroidales bacterium MB20-C3-3 genome:
- the pheT gene encoding phenylalanine--tRNA ligase subunit beta: MKISYNWLREYVNSSLTPSEAEKILSSIGLEVESMESVEEIPGSLDGVVVGEVVECGKHPDADKLSLTKVDAGESELLQIVCGAPNVAKGQKVLVAKVGTTLTFTSGEQVKLKRAKIRGVESAGMICAEDELGIGTSHDGIMVLPADAVVGTPAKEYLGLETDTLLEIGLTPNRVDAASHIGVARDFSAWLRFNGTDSRLVKPSVENFETLVKSSDITPVKVTVVAADGAPRYAGLTFDNVTLAPSPDWLKKRISAIGLRPINNIVDITNFILHETGHPLHAFDYDKIAGHEVIVRRAKDGERFTTLDGVERELTADDLMICDAEKPMTLAGIFGGAESGITSSTKRVFLESAYFNPVSIRKSSKRHQIKTDASFRYERGADPEMVPYAIKRAAILFQELAGAKVAGDIIDIYPEKIDRAVVEIDFERVERLIGKRIGRESILNILEYLEYDILKSDNTGASLSVPCYRVDVTRECDIVEDVLRIYGYNNVEIPERMVASITPGHKPDPESVKEGLSAFLAANGFHEIVNNSLTKGEYYSKLKSFPEENLVKILNPLSSDLNAMRQTLLLSGLEVVSYNINRQSSDLKLFEIGNVYSYSPADDGDLSPALNLKSYKEGTKISLIVTGPGVQSWRTSAIPASYFTLKGQLELLLRRYGIEPADLEYSSAPSDIFSEGLVYKTQSGKEIGVMGTISQTLLKRFGIKQQVFAAEISWDILFQLIKKQKVLFKEMPKFPEVKRDLALLLDEGVNFTEIRKSAFKAERKILKSVTLFDVYRGDKIPEGKKQYAISFVLQDSEKTLTDKYVEETMSKLLKNFETNFGAQLR; this comes from the coding sequence ATGAAAATTTCGTATAACTGGCTCAGAGAGTATGTCAACTCTTCACTGACCCCCTCTGAAGCAGAAAAGATACTTAGCTCCATAGGGCTAGAGGTTGAATCGATGGAGAGTGTAGAGGAGATCCCCGGATCTCTTGATGGTGTAGTTGTGGGTGAGGTTGTAGAGTGCGGAAAGCACCCGGATGCGGACAAACTTAGCCTTACAAAGGTGGATGCAGGTGAGTCGGAACTGTTGCAGATTGTTTGTGGTGCCCCAAATGTTGCAAAGGGACAGAAGGTTCTTGTTGCAAAGGTTGGGACAACCCTTACCTTCACCTCGGGTGAGCAGGTAAAGCTAAAAAGAGCAAAGATAAGAGGTGTGGAGAGTGCGGGAATGATTTGTGCCGAGGATGAGCTGGGTATAGGGACATCTCACGATGGAATTATGGTTCTGCCTGCAGATGCTGTTGTCGGCACCCCTGCAAAAGAGTATCTCGGCCTTGAGACCGATACTCTTCTGGAGATTGGACTTACTCCAAACAGGGTTGATGCGGCCTCCCATATTGGTGTCGCCAGAGATTTTTCGGCCTGGCTGAGGTTTAACGGAACTGACTCCAGACTTGTGAAACCATCAGTTGAAAATTTTGAAACACTTGTAAAAAGTTCGGATATTACACCGGTAAAAGTAACGGTAGTTGCTGCTGATGGGGCTCCAAGATATGCCGGACTGACATTTGACAATGTAACACTGGCTCCGTCACCAGACTGGCTAAAAAAGAGGATCTCCGCTATAGGGCTCAGACCTATCAATAATATCGTGGATATTACAAATTTTATACTCCATGAGACCGGTCATCCGCTCCACGCCTTTGACTATGACAAGATTGCCGGACATGAGGTAATTGTAAGAAGAGCTAAAGATGGTGAGCGTTTTACAACACTTGATGGTGTTGAGAGAGAGCTGACAGCAGATGATTTGATGATTTGTGATGCTGAGAAGCCGATGACCCTTGCCGGGATATTTGGCGGAGCCGAGTCCGGGATAACCTCCTCCACAAAGAGGGTATTTCTGGAGAGTGCTTACTTCAATCCTGTATCAATCAGAAAGAGTTCAAAGAGACATCAGATTAAAACAGATGCATCATTCAGATATGAGAGAGGGGCAGACCCTGAAATGGTGCCATATGCAATAAAAAGAGCAGCAATTCTTTTTCAGGAGCTTGCCGGTGCTAAAGTTGCAGGAGATATTATCGACATCTACCCTGAGAAAATTGACAGAGCTGTAGTGGAGATAGATTTTGAAAGGGTTGAGAGACTAATAGGAAAGAGAATAGGCAGAGAGAGTATACTTAATATTCTTGAGTACCTTGAATATGATATTCTTAAATCAGATAACACCGGAGCCTCTCTCTCTGTACCTTGTTACAGGGTGGATGTAACCAGAGAGTGTGATATAGTGGAGGATGTTCTCAGAATATATGGATATAACAATGTTGAGATTCCTGAGAGGATGGTTGCATCCATTACTCCCGGCCATAAACCTGATCCGGAGAGTGTTAAGGAGGGGTTATCGGCATTTCTGGCGGCAAACGGATTCCATGAGATAGTGAACAACTCACTTACAAAAGGAGAGTACTACTCAAAACTTAAAAGTTTTCCGGAGGAGAATCTGGTTAAGATTCTGAATCCTCTGAGTTCAGACCTTAATGCAATGAGACAAACTCTGCTCCTTAGCGGGCTGGAGGTAGTATCATACAATATCAACAGACAGTCATCAGATCTCAAGCTTTTTGAGATAGGGAATGTATACTCCTATTCACCTGCAGATGATGGTGATTTATCTCCTGCTCTGAATCTTAAGTCATACAAAGAGGGGACAAAAATCTCCCTTATTGTGACCGGACCAGGTGTTCAATCATGGAGAACATCGGCAATTCCTGCAAGTTATTTCACTCTTAAGGGGCAGCTTGAACTGCTTCTTAGAAGATATGGGATTGAGCCTGCAGACCTTGAGTACTCAAGTGCTCCGTCAGATATTTTCTCTGAGGGTCTCGTTTATAAAACTCAATCCGGAAAGGAGATAGGGGTGATGGGGACTATATCTCAAACTCTTTTAAAGAGATTTGGTATAAAACAACAGGTCTTTGCAGCTGAAATTTCCTGGGATATCTTGTTCCAGCTTATAAAAAAACAGAAGGTGCTCTTTAAGGAGATGCCTAAATTCCCTGAGGTTAAGAGAGATCTTGCGCTCCTCCTTGATGAGGGAGTTAACTTTACAGAAATTCGCAAAAGTGCATTTAAAGCTGAGCGGAAGATTCTTAAAAGTGTAACTCTATTTGATGTTTACAGAGGTGATAAGATTCCTGAAGGGAAAAAACAGTATGCCATAAGTTTTGTTTTGCAGGATTCTGAAAAGACCTTGACAGACAAATATGTAGAGGAGACTATGTCTAAACTGCTCAAAAATTTTGAGACAAATTTTGGAGCACAGCTCAGATAG
- the ftsY gene encoding signal recognition particle-docking protein FtsY: protein MALFGLFGSKSKEEKQALSEGLDKTKKGIFEKLSRAIVGKSRVDDDVLDGIEEALIASDIGVETTLRIIERLEARVARDKFMNTAELNSILREEIEWLLDAGDEIEGLPFDFSIKPYVIMVVGVNGVGKTTTIGKLAARLKGSGKRVILGAADTFRAAAVDQLTIWSERAGVEIVKQQMGSDPASVAFDTISRAIAVDADVVLIDTAGRLHNKVNLMNELTKIRNVMKKLIPDAPHDVLLVLDGSTGQNAYQQAKEFTKATDVTSLVVTKLDGTAKGGVVIGISDQFKIPVKFIGVGEKIEDLQLFNKKEFVESLFR, encoded by the coding sequence ATGGCACTATTCGGATTATTCGGGTCAAAGAGCAAAGAGGAGAAGCAGGCGCTGAGTGAGGGGCTTGATAAGACCAAAAAGGGAATTTTTGAAAAGCTGTCAAGGGCAATCGTAGGGAAATCCAGGGTTGATGACGATGTGCTTGATGGTATTGAGGAGGCTTTGATTGCCTCTGATATAGGCGTGGAGACAACTCTCCGTATCATTGAGAGGCTTGAGGCAAGAGTTGCCAGGGATAAATTTATGAATACTGCAGAGCTAAACTCAATCCTCAGAGAGGAGATAGAGTGGTTACTGGATGCAGGTGATGAGATAGAGGGGCTGCCATTCGACTTCTCTATCAAGCCATATGTTATTATGGTAGTTGGTGTAAATGGAGTTGGTAAAACTACAACAATAGGCAAACTTGCCGCAAGACTCAAAGGATCAGGGAAGAGGGTAATTCTGGGGGCTGCTGACACATTCAGGGCTGCAGCGGTTGATCAATTAACCATTTGGAGCGAGAGGGCCGGTGTTGAGATTGTAAAACAGCAGATGGGATCCGATCCTGCCTCTGTTGCATTTGATACCATTTCCCGGGCAATAGCTGTTGATGCAGATGTTGTTCTTATTGATACAGCAGGAAGGCTTCACAACAAGGTGAATCTTATGAATGAGCTTACAAAAATCAGAAATGTGATGAAGAAGCTTATTCCTGATGCACCACACGATGTTCTTCTTGTACTTGACGGATCAACAGGGCAGAATGCCTATCAGCAGGCGAAGGAGTTTACAAAGGCTACCGATGTAACATCTCTTGTCGTTACAAAGCTTGACGGAACAGCTAAGGGCGGTGTTGTAATCGGGATATCCGATCAGTTTAAAATTCCGGTAAAATTTATTGGTGTTGGAGAGAAGATTGAGGATCTTCAGCTCTTCAACAAAAAGGAGTTTGTAGAATCATTATTCAGGTAA
- a CDS encoding UbiA-like polyprenyltransferase yields MEKIRKYLNLVKFSHTIFAMPFALTGLFLGTERGGGHFSWSLLGLVILAMVFARNAAMGFNRWADREIDARNPRTASREIPASEISPSSALLFVLINAALFVAVAGFINKLALLLSLPALIVLLGYSYLKRFTPLCHYGVGLALGIAPSAAYIAVTGTLSLAAGLISLIVFFWSGSFDILYAIADEEFDKEQGLRSIPQSVGRWWSLFISAAGHTIVLPLLVILYYTGDFGYLYITGASIFSLLLIYQHIIVKPSDISRLNAAFFTSNGFASAIFAIFAIADLLIN; encoded by the coding sequence ATGGAGAAAATCCGGAAATATCTTAATCTTGTAAAGTTCTCTCATACAATCTTTGCAATGCCCTTTGCCCTTACAGGTCTCTTTCTGGGAACTGAGAGGGGAGGGGGCCATTTTTCGTGGAGCCTCCTGGGACTTGTAATATTGGCAATGGTCTTTGCAAGGAATGCTGCAATGGGATTTAACAGATGGGCAGACAGAGAGATTGATGCCCGCAATCCCAGAACTGCTTCAAGAGAGATTCCCGCCTCAGAGATATCACCATCATCTGCTCTGCTTTTTGTTTTGATTAATGCTGCACTTTTTGTTGCTGTAGCAGGTTTTATCAACAAACTAGCCCTACTTCTTTCACTCCCGGCTCTTATAGTACTGCTTGGTTACAGTTACCTTAAGAGATTTACACCGCTTTGTCACTATGGAGTGGGCCTTGCCCTGGGAATTGCACCATCAGCTGCCTATATTGCAGTTACAGGGACTCTCTCTCTTGCAGCAGGGCTGATTTCGCTTATAGTGTTTTTCTGGTCAGGAAGTTTTGATATTCTCTATGCAATTGCAGATGAGGAGTTTGATAAAGAGCAGGGACTGCGTTCAATTCCGCAAAGCGTTGGAAGATGGTGGTCACTATTTATCTCTGCAGCAGGTCATACAATTGTACTTCCGCTGCTTGTTATACTCTACTATACAGGAGATTTTGGTTACCTCTATATAACCGGAGCCTCAATATTTTCGCTTCTGCTTATATACCAGCATATAATCGTAAAGCCGTCCGATATATCAAGGCTTAATGCCGCCTTTTTTACATCAAACGGCTTTGCTTCAGCAATTTTTGCAATTTTTGCGATAGCAGATCTGCTGATTAATTAG
- a CDS encoding FISUMP domain-containing protein — protein MKKILLLLTLSAWIGVTGTVQQINTGITINGITWSIKNSGASKPEDYGSYYTWSEALRACPQGWRLPSKYELELLLNEWNGYDQINGISGVFFGGDSNKIFLPFAGYKYNNMLCDDDDSGYYWSSDEFERYNEAAYCIEFYGEDGGTSYRTKENRFSVRCVKI, from the coding sequence ATGAAAAAAATACTTTTATTATTAACCTTGAGTGCATGGATTGGTGTAACAGGGACTGTTCAGCAAATAAACACTGGTATTACAATTAATGGAATCACATGGTCAATTAAAAATTCCGGAGCCTCTAAACCAGAAGATTATGGTAGCTATTATACTTGGTCAGAAGCTCTGCGCGCCTGTCCTCAAGGGTGGCGTTTGCCATCAAAATATGAGTTAGAATTGCTTTTAAATGAATGGAATGGTTATGACCAGATTAATGGCATAAGTGGAGTGTTTTTTGGAGGGGATTCTAATAAAATATTCTTGCCATTTGCCGGATATAAGTATAACAATATGCTTTGCGATGATGATGATTCAGGATATTATTGGAGTAGTGATGAGTTTGAAAGATACAATGAGGCAGCATATTGTATTGAGTTTTACGGAGAAGATGGTGGAACAAGTTATAGGACTAAAGAGAACCGCTTCAGCGTTAGATGTGTAAAAATATAA
- a CDS encoding WG repeat-containing protein, protein MHKDIINCLLSVIVVTFCTLELTSQNRSWDYKGDWSCIKITEPYVYVRVVRVGPEEAGLYGVERANGEVLIEPKYDYIAYFDPNGLSVVQKQNKFGYVNWLGDEITRIDYDRPRWWADDWRFVKNRSVVRRGNKFGYIDKNGKEVIPLKYTFAIPFNNYGTSVVYTGDAEVDHSFDGRPKSWENLKAGVIDTSGNYIIRPDQYVSIWKGINDHWVCYNPDKKISFLNQQGKLLLASDFSNAEIVSHRYYLVSKIIGHKYSNYGVINKDFSVIIPPSYDMIHPYEFSDGKIIYMSRIKFSDKYVIYFINENGSLLTSKKYFFKNMAGGFINSIYDGMWGNRMQVVVDEDDKCGYIDINGFETIPCQYDAAENFSRYSGLAVVSDKSKKFGAINKEGKLIIPFKYDRIYNVWRDGDNLQVVSYIDGNPVSVYLDCNGNEL, encoded by the coding sequence ATGCATAAGGATATTATCAATTGCTTACTATCTGTAATTGTTGTTACATTTTGCACATTGGAGTTGACTTCGCAAAACAGAAGCTGGGATTACAAAGGAGACTGGTCATGTATAAAGATAACTGAACCCTATGTTTATGTCAGAGTTGTTAGAGTGGGACCAGAAGAGGCAGGTCTCTACGGTGTTGAAAGGGCAAACGGAGAGGTTCTTATTGAACCGAAATATGACTACATCGCTTATTTTGATCCTAATGGATTGTCTGTAGTGCAAAAACAAAATAAGTTTGGTTATGTAAACTGGTTAGGAGATGAGATAACCAGAATTGATTATGACAGACCAAGATGGTGGGCTGATGATTGGAGATTTGTTAAAAACAGATCAGTCGTACGAAGAGGAAATAAATTTGGCTACATAGACAAAAACGGTAAAGAGGTTATTCCATTAAAATATACATTTGCAATTCCATTCAATAACTATGGAACTTCAGTTGTCTATACCGGAGATGCTGAAGTAGACCATAGCTTTGACGGGAGACCCAAGAGTTGGGAGAATTTGAAAGCAGGCGTAATCGATACTTCTGGGAACTATATTATAAGACCTGACCAATATGTAAGTATCTGGAAAGGGATTAATGATCATTGGGTTTGTTATAATCCGGATAAAAAGATAAGCTTTCTGAACCAGCAAGGGAAATTACTCCTCGCCTCAGATTTCAGCAATGCAGAAATTGTCTCTCACAGATACTATCTTGTGTCAAAAATAATCGGGCATAAGTATAGTAATTATGGGGTTATTAATAAGGATTTTTCAGTGATTATTCCGCCAAGTTATGATATGATACATCCATACGAATTCTCTGATGGAAAAATCATTTATATGTCAAGAATTAAATTCTCAGATAAGTATGTAATCTATTTTATTAACGAGAATGGCAGTTTACTTACATCCAAAAAGTATTTTTTTAAAAATATGGCAGGAGGATTTATAAACAGTATTTATGATGGTATGTGGGGTAACAGGATGCAGGTAGTAGTGGATGAAGATGATAAATGCGGATATATAGACATAAATGGATTTGAAACTATACCTTGTCAATATGATGCAGCAGAAAATTTTAGCAGATACAGCGGCTTAGCAGTTGTTTCAGATAAGTCAAAAAAATTTGGAGCAATTAATAAAGAGGGAAAACTAATAATTCCATTTAAATATGATAGGATATACAATGTGTGGAGAGATGGGGATAATTTACAGGTAGTGAGCTATATAGATGGGAACCCTGTGTCGGTTTATCTTGATTGTAACGGAAACGAACTATAG